A window of Malania oleifera isolate guangnan ecotype guangnan chromosome 5, ASM2987363v1, whole genome shotgun sequence contains these coding sequences:
- the LOC131155523 gene encoding VAN3-binding protein-like codes for MREAAVTGTLRPEKGSAAGVQLPEGPQEPMEFLSRSWSASAVEVSKALTPRLSMISKAVAAAAAARASGGATAIREHTTGKRDEEPTAVSGNPFAFASSATSQLVLERIMSQSEVSPLTSGRLSHSSGPLNGCTSLAETDSPPVSPSEELDDVVKLIRANNTPQPYYGAVRGGAGGGSGGGKKVGRWLKDRREKKKEETRAHNAQLHATVSVAGVAAAVAAMAAATAASSATGKDEHMAKTDMAVASAATLVAAQCVEAAETMGAERDHLASVVSSAVNVSSYGDIMTLTAAAATALRGAATLKARALKEVLNVAAVLPVERGTGVGIGGNDSSIGGETVPAEDFLGVCNQEVLARGRELLKRTRKGDLHWKIVCVCINRTGKVMLKMKSRHVGGTITKKKKNEVLEVCKDVAAWPGRHLFEGGEQRRYFGLKTEERGMVEFECRSQNEYDLWTQGVSRLLSIAAERKNHKMNWF; via the exons ATGAGGGAGGCCGCCGTGACGGGCACCCTCCGGCCGGAGAAAGGCTCCGCCGCTGGAGTGCAGCTGCCGGAGGGTCCGCAGGAGCCAATGGAGTTTCTGTCGAGATCGTGGAGCGCGTCCGCCGTGGAAGTCTCAAAAGCCCTCACTCCTCGCCTTTCCATGATTTCAAAGGCAGTAGCGGCAGCGGCAGCAGCGAGGGCCTCCGGCGGCGCCACCGCCATACGGGAACATACTACCGGCAAACGGGATGAGGAACCCACGGCGGTTTCTGGCAATCCCTTCGCTTTTGCTTCTTCTGCTACCTCCCAGCTCGTCCTTGAACGCATTATGTCTCAATCG GAAGTATCTCCATTAACGTCAGGGAGGCTTTCTCACAGTAGCGGACCTTTGAATGGCTGTACCTCCCTTGCAGAAACAGACAGCCCCCCTGTTTCTCCCTCTGAAGAGCTCGACGACGTCGTCAAG CTCATTCGCGCAAACAACACTCCACAACCCTACTACGGCGCCGTGCGAGGAGGCGCCGGGGGCGGAAGCGGCGGAGGAAAGAAGGTCGGGAGGTGGCTGAAAGACaggagagagaagaaaaaagagGAGACCAGGGCCCACAATGCCCAACTCCATGCCACCGTGTCCGTGGCCGGAGTAGCTGCGGCAGTGGCCGCCATGGCCGCCGCCACGGCGGCGTCATCAGCGACCGGGAAGGATGAGCATATGGCAAAGACGGACATGGCGGTGGCGTCGGCTGCAACGCTGGTGGCGGCGCAGTGCGTGGAGGCGGCGGAGACCATGGGAGCCGAGCGCGACCACCTTGCCTCTGTTGTTAGCTCCGCCGTGAATGTTAGCTCTTACGGTGACATTATGACTCTCACGGCTGCCGCTGCTACCG CTCTCCGTGGGGCAGCCACGTTGAAGGCAAGAGCGCTGAAGGAAGTGCTGAACGTAGCGGCCGTGCTCCCGGTGGAGAGAGGAACCGGAGTGGGGATCGGCGGCAATGACAGTAGCATCGGCGGCGAGACCGTGCCAGCCGAGGATTTTCTTGGTGTTTGTAACCAAGAAGTCCTTGCCAGGGGTCGCGAGCTTCTCAAACGTACCCGAAAAG GTGATCTTCACTGGAAAATTGTTTGCGTCTGTATAAACAGAACAGGGAAG GTGATGCTGAAGATGAAGAGCAGGCATGTCGGAGGGACCATcaccaaaaagaaaaaga ATGAGGTCTTGGAGGTTTGCAAGGACGTGGCGGCATGGCCAGGAAGGCACTTGTTTGAGGGCGGAGAGCAGCGGCGATACTTTGGGTTGAAGACGGAGGAGCGTGGGATGGTAGAGTTTGAGTGCAGGAGCCAGAACGAGTATGATCTCTGGACCCAGGGTGTTTCCAGGCTTCTCTCTATTGCCGCTGAAAGGAAAAACCACAAAATGAACTGGTTTTAG